The Bombyx mori chromosome 28, ASM3026992v2 genomic interval TAAGTGGTGATATTCGCGATATGATGTTTATATAATAACTTAACTATATCTTCGGGGACAGTTTAAAACTAGGTGTGCCGTGACCTCGTTCACTAATATAGGCAACAAAAAATTTTACCCGAATCACACACTGCACCTGATTGTATAAGTTTATCATCAGTCGTAGATATGCGTACGGCTTCGTCAAACCGGTCATTGGCTGTGATGTCACGTGTGTATGTTACGAGATTATACATTAAACCTGTTATTGTAATCGCAGACAACCATCTCACGGACACGTCCTCCCCCATCATTCGAATATCGTGTCTtatgtaacaatattttttaacaacCGAAACCGGCTGAGCAACTTGTATTTAGTTTAACACCAAAACAAGTACAGTCAAACTTGGgcaagtgagaactggataagtaagaaaactctataagtgagattttttttcctacctaagctggtagccttgagaggctattccagcgtaaccttaactagtaggtgagctcacggggctcaaacctgacgacgttgctaacacgatccctagcaagagccgtgcttcgcagaatctaccaccggatcggaaacgcgacccactgagaagatccggcgagaaactcagtgggctgtgtctgagagttaatttactcgtcgagcccttcgtcgcaagcgacgggttcgacgagaacggtgaccggtgcttgaagtacctagaagcaccgttagtggatcgggaggatccgagataacgtgttttgggcgacgtcgactgctttccattctttccgcaggatcgggaatgataagtgagagtaatagccaggacccgtcattttaagctcccaaaacctctattagcgagaaacagaaacctttgTAAGGGAAAGTCGTTTTTCCCCCATGGACCTCCGTAATTGAGACTGCGACTTATCTATacgcgacagtcgagctttatttatttatattatttaggaggaacaaatgacaaaataaattacaaatttaacatttgACTCATTAtaactcattcttaactttcgtggaacttcctaccattgtttttgtattgttttctcgtcaatattgaacgtattctatttcgtggaactaaataacgttgttaatttatcgcattcttttcgaacggacacgtgtgcctgtgtaccgtcctgtttgtcggacttactcagtttatcgttaatccattgcgaaggaaagttctgttctgaaTCGTGTCAAAAcgaaaaattaaagtactgtcattgggtgataaacttaaaatagtaaatgcgtttgaatccggaatatcacgaaatgaaattcagagggtgcaTTAGAGAGAAACTCgagttagtgagaaacctctataaacgttcacgattgacttccacggtgaaggaacaacatcgtgtaataaaaaccaaacccgcaaaattataatttgcgtaaccgctggtggtaggacctcttgggagtccgcacgggtaggtaccaccaccccgcctatttccgccgtgaagcagtaatgcgtttcggttcgaagggtggggtagccgttgtaactacactgagaccttagaacttatatctctaggtgggtggcgcatttacgttgtagatgtctatgggctccagtaaccacttaacaccaggtgggctgtgagctcgtccatccatctaagcaataaaaaaaaaaaaaacgtgaatgagattgtgctcccttaaactctcgcttatccaggtttgactgtacatTGCTTAACTTACACAAAACACTATTATTTcgtattttcatttcaaaaaactCGTCCCAGATTATTTACGTGATCTTTCTCGTATGctgtttttgttatttgtctctttatctatcttcttctatctatatacatatataaaaatgaattgctgttcgttagtctcgctaaaactcgagaacggctggaccgatttggctaattttggtcttgaattatttggggaagtccagggaaggtttaaaggtagataaatatgaaaatgctcggtattataacagttttgttttccctttgttgtgtcccccgtcggacgaattccttttgtttgttttaagtttattttataccaaagtttaggtcttttatttaccgattgaggcactaggaagtctgccgggtcagctagtcttatatataaaattctcgtgtcacaatgttagttaccatactcctctctGAAACGGTTCGactgatttttatgaaattttatatgtatgttCAGTAGGCCTGAGAATCgtctactatctatttttcatacccctaagtgataaggggttgtccacccctaacaattattttctatttttattttttggctaattttttttttgttatattcaggtattatgtggttgaaagatatattttttttctacactagaattccctagaaatcttatatatggcaagacaacgTTTGTTCGGTCCGCTAGTAATGATAGAAAaacaaattatgaaaaaaaattaacatctaGAGATTTGCTCCAATTCGAACGTGTtccattaaatacaaaatacaaatacaatacaaaatacataaatatttactaacaatctgTTAActtgtcccgtgataagttcgtaaagaacttgtgttacaggtaccagataacggaaataaatgtaagatttttattatacacatacatatatttaatatacatacataaccctggaaaagacatttatatttatcatacaaatatcttcccttggcgggtttcgaacccgcgacccccttatgtagtgaccatgtcacttaccactacaccagacggccgtttataaataaatgcaaAATCTCCACAATGTAATGAGGAAAATTGACACAAACGAACATAATCTGTTTCAGGTGTAAAAGTGCAGATCAATACAGTGTATGCTGTGGCCCAGCGCCTTTAGCCACACCCCCTCCTCCAGCGGGCAGCTGCAGGGCGACTGTTTCGGCATTACTACCCAACCCAGCGGACTCTTGCTGTGGTCTAGACGCCAACGTTGGAAACAAAATCGTTGGTATGTACGTCACCAAATACGTATTGTCGTCATCGATCTAAtacagcctttcccaaagtgggcgataacgcccccttgtgggcgccgCAGGCCTAAAAGGGGGCGGTAggagacccagaaaaaatggGGCGTTCTGTACAGGTTAGGAAGGCGATTTGTAACTTCATCTAGGATtattagacaccgactgagctctcgctatagtggttttaaaGTAGGTGAagaaatgggggcgctaaaaataatttattctcaaagtgggccgTAAACAAcaaagtttgggagcccctgacTCTAATAGATTGGAATGAATGCTATTCGATCCGTTGAGGATTCGGGGTTAGGCTACAACAGATATGAGGCGAGCGCATCAAAGGATACAAGTTTGACTAGCTCTGTTTTACACACAATTGCGTTTCGATTTCACCCTGTGGAAGTGTAGTGCACTAAACCGATCCTTGACATGGCTAACCTATTTCTAGGTTATTCATAGCAGACATCCCGATGTACTCTACAGGCTCAGCGCCGGTGCGAATTGGAAAGCGCGGTTCGACCATCCGATTGCTCTTTGAGAAAAAAGGCCCCACAAATCCCCTCACCTCGCTAAGCGAATTAAGGCCTTTTGCTTCGTGCGATAAAacttaactttatttttattttttattttttcctacctaagctgatagatagccttgagaggctatttcagcgtagccttagcTAGTatgagagctcacggggctcaaaccgaggtgatgctaacactgaccctagcaagagcagtgcttcgcagaatctaccaccggatcggaaacgcgacccactgagaagatccggcgagaaactcagtgggctgtgtctatggtttaattcgctcgtcgagcccttcgtcgcgagcgacgggttcgacgaggacggggaccagtgcttgtggtacctaaaagcaccatttaACTTAATGAAGAACAATAAAACTAACCGATGAAACTTTTTTGCCAGGTGGAACAGCGACTGCTATCGACCAATACCCGTGGCTGATAGTCATCGAGTATGTCAGTGATAACAGGATCAAATTATTGTGTGGTGGCTCGCTGATAAGCGGTAGATATGTTCTTACAGCTGGCCACTGCATAGCCGGAGCGGTCCTTCAAATCGGAAAACCGTAAGTATTTCAGTCGCTCATATATCTTAGGTTTCCTtttgtagcgtgcaacattcggtggcactcgggcgtcatcggatgcgatcggacttcccgaacgcgcaggtgtcgtCCGGTGACGTCATGCAACGAGATTCGCGCGTGTCCATTTAAGTTGAttgtaaaaacgtaattttagttttaatttgtatcttCTAGTGCCTAGCgttgtttattttacttttggttcatattttaatattgtacacatTATAGATATTGTGGAAATGGTGTGTGTTGACTTTTATATGTTCAGAGTAAAAATATCCCGCGAATGCGAACAACAAATACCAAACCACACTTTAACTCCAAAAAATTCACATTAAGATTGTTTTATGCCGTGTAGCTTATGATCTTATCTTGATGATACGATGTTCGTTAGTGGTATTTTCATAAGGTGTACCAATGAAGGCAATAAAGCCAAACAAATTAGTAGGCAGCagtttggctttgcccctggtattgtggacatccatgggcgatggtaaccactcaccatcaggtgggccgtaggctcgtctgtctacaagggcaataaaaacacacaaaaaaaaacacgacgtGTTTCTGTAAATTTCCAGAAACCCAACTAGAgactaaatttattatttctcaaGGGAAGAACCAGAAcacaaaaaatacatacttagCTAGAATTCCTATGACGTTCGAAGATTTTCATCAGAAGTGCGTGCACGGGATCATTAATCATACTTAATTGTTTAACTTGAGGAAAACTTTGAAAACCACCGTTTGAACATAATGAATTTCCAatcgaaattattttttaatagtagcGGTGGAATAGTTCTAGTGGGTCACAATTCCGATCTTGTTGTAGATTTAGATAATCGGTGCTCTACTTGGACATATTAGCAAACTATTTCAGACCGAATCCCTCGTCcactgtgagctcattcaccatGCTTGATAAGGCCAAAATAGTTCCTTGAAGCTACTTTCAATACTACTTACTTAGGTAGGCGACGAAACACAATGAAAGGAAGTTTTCTGGCATAGCACAAAAACACTCAATGTCAGGCGCGATCAATTAGAACAACTGACTGTTCTTAGTACATTTCGAAGGTCTCAAAGCATCATCCAGTCACAACAAAGATATACCATTCTATTATACTTCAAGTTCAGTACAAATACAGTATATAGTCAGCATTGACAGTGATTGACCGAAAaaaaatcactggtggtaggacctcttgtgagtccgcgcgggtaggtaccaccgccctgcctatttctgccgtgaagcagtaatgcgtttcggtttgaagggtggggcaaccattgtaactatacttgaaaaaaaaaaaaagaaaatagttgagaaaatacaaaaaaaaaaaaaagcccgctgagtttgtttcgccggttcttctcaggactgtggcttttttgtaaccggtggtagagttaacattttcttttacattttgacattcaacaagtgtgttttagatgacatccaagttgaaataaatgattttgaatttgaatttgaatttgaattagaccttagaacttatatatcaaggtgggtggcgcatttacgtcatagatgtccatgggctccggtaaccacttaacaccaggagggctgtgagctcgtccacccatctaagcaataaaataaataaaaaatattataataataatatcactaAATTTTCAGTACCAACATTAGACTCGGCGAATACGACACTGCTAACAGCGGACCGGATTGTGTGGTTGTCGAAGCCGGAGGCACGGACTGCACGGAAGATATAGTAGTCATACCCATTGAACAGATCATACCCCATCCGGAATATAATCCTGTCAGCCCTCAAAGGAAGAACGATATCGCTTTGATCAGAATGAGTCAAATGGCTCCTTATACTGGTCAGTATATTGCATTACTTGCACTCAGCTCTTTTTGAGTTTCAGTTCTATAGTTTATTCTATAGTTCTTCGCGGCAGTAACAGGCAtattggtggtacctaacccAATGCTACCAAAAGCTTTTAACAATCCAACGagggtaacaaaaaaaattgtcccaAAAACTACAATGCTTACACCACTACCATGATTATTTCTGTTGCGAAGTAATGCCCTATCTCTCAACGTGTATAGCGGCAGCATATATTGAAATCGATCGTGTTTGAGAggaaaatcattttttgttttgtttaccgCAAATGAAAAAGAATAGATAAAAATAGGTACACATTTTGGCCTTTGTACACGGCACTTTGCTCTAAATTTAAATGGGTAAAACCCTTTACTGTACCCAGGATTAAAGATTGTTGTTATACGCGTTTTTCAGATTTTATCAGACCGATCTGCCTTCCATCGGCGGACATTACAGTGAACACACCAAATAAAACAGTATTCTACGCCGCCGGTTGGGGTGCAGTGAGCACGAACCAGATCAGCAGCGATGTCAAATCCCACGTAGACTTGCCTTACATTCCCCACAGTGTGAGTTTTTTATCCCTACCGTGAACTTAGACACGCTATTTCTGAGCTAGCTAAGCcagagagaatttgctagcaccagcaagagcggtgcttttTTGAATCTACTACCCGATCGGAATTGCGagccactgagaaaatccggcgcgAAAACATTTATTCTAAAAGTAGAAATGCACCTCGATTGCAGTTTAGGACGAGTAAGGTATAATTTTCAAGTTGTGTTTTGTCAATTTAGTCTCTCGTTCCATTAGTATcgggaatcctagtttggggCCAAGAGACCACGTGTGGTTTGTCCCCGATTACTTATTTATCCCGAGTAATTTTTTCAGATTTGCCAACCAGCGTACTCGGTGCAAAACCGCAAAATAACTTTATGGAACAAACAGATTTGCGCTGGCGGTGTTCCGGGCAAAGACTCTTGCAAGGGCGACTCCGGTGGGCCATTGATGTACGAGAACGGTAGACAATATGAAGTCGTCGGTGTGGTCAGTTTTGGCCCAACGCCGTGCGGTCTTCCCGACATTCCGGGCGTTTACACCAAAGTCTACGAATACCTCGACTGGATCAGGAGCACGGTCAAATCATAGCTTTAATTTCGAACGTGAAGTGCCTATGAGTGATCACGATTGGCAACCTCTTAAGCCATATCAATGTTTACTGGCAATATTAATAACATGATGACAGTTGGGTTTAAGTCGCCCGTATGTCTGTTAgcctaaattaataaaactaataatggATAGCTTAAATTGAATTGATGTTATCgtgttaaattgaataaaaataagagAAAATGAGTAGCGTATAAATTAAAGCAGAGAATtattggttatttttttttctagactAGTTTCGATGAAAGTCTACgggattttattaattaaaatttactccTATATTCGACAGTCGTATATTACAATCGTTGCATTATTCTCTTGCACATGAGACGATCCTGCGAAACTAATTGTGATTTGTGCTTGAAATCAACCGTAATTAGATTTTGTTTTCATAAGGTCTAACATTTTTTTGATTAAGAAGATGAAGGACATATTTTCAATGTAGCCTTAATTAAATTTGCGGTCCAGTCAAAATTTCGAAGTGGTTAAAGTACTTAGTAGTGAGGTAGTGCAGCATACGCTACAAAAAATGTACTGTAACTTCAGACGACTGACAAAATTCAAAAGTACTGTTGGAAATATCAAAAAGTTCATCATTACTATATTTGAATCTGGAGGAAGAATATGTGAAATCTGGTCGAATTGAAGaacaataattattgttaaGCGCTACTAAAActctattaaataatttaaaatgtatcatTGACATGTCATAACGATCTCATTCTCTGGATTCGAACTATTCTGTTGGTGTTTATTTTAAGAACTACCTttgtattttgataattaaaacaatttacgtTTTCGAGTATGAGTCTTATTTGAACTAAgtctatacttagtctggccataaatactgttacaattaaaaataaacaaaatattacatttgaatttggaatctgtcatttttatatgattgctcattgagttttctcattttggcgccaatacattgtacaatattttgcgatattaaaatggaatgGGGTGATAAAGGGAACCGAaaagtagtgaagccccttaacaacaccatgttcaataatcaagaatggtccttccagcaggACTCGgcaccaggtcataaagctcggtctacgcagtcttggttggaaacgaacgtttcggacttcatcagagctgaagactggccgtcgtctagtcccgatcttaatccgctggattatgatttatggtcagttttagagagtacggcttgctctaaacgccatgatagtttggagtccctaaaacaatccgtacgattggcagtgaaaatttttcccatggaaagagtgcgtgcttctattaataactggcctcaacgtttaaaggactgtattgcagccaatggagaccacttcgaataagctttttatactttaaattgttttatatttatgtattaaactaacacactgtaaaagtaataaatgttatttgcgatagatttttttttgttttcctttgtaacagtatttatggccagactaagtatacacAAACTTTTCCGATACAATGCGACCATTATTACTGTTTACTATCGAAAACCGCTGCacaaacaatgttttttaggTATTTCCTGAGAGCTACAGCTACTTCCTCATTTGACTGCTGACGGTTGACGATTAAGACACCATGTTTTCCAAAACAATTACGCTGCCAACAAAGGACGACTTCCGCGATGGGTATTACatcgaatacaaaaaaatcatatccCAAGTCTGCTCGAATCTTTTGCTTTTACACATATTCACATTACAAATATTCTCTTTATTACTgagggtaggacctcttgtcagtccgcgcgggtaggtaccaccactctgcctatttctgccgtgaagcagtaatgcgtttcggtttgaagggtggggcagccgttttacttgaggccttagaacttatatctcaaggtgggtggcgcatttacgttgtatatgtcgcAGGCAATTTGTATGATTCCGCCGTTTACAAACGGCGTCGTCATTATAAAAACGCTCGCCGCTATGTAAAATGCCGAAGGCAAAATGATAACTcgttcaatagttataatttCGACATTGGTTGTAGTTTTAGGGTGACCATAATAAAATGCAGTTTATAATAATCAGACTTTATTTCCGTAATCAGGTACTAATGAAGATTTCAAGTAAGACTaaaggagacggaaaatcgtgggccaaaaatgtaataacttggaatgtagtctaaaaaatttgtcatatttttttatataagaatataaaaaatcacctcaatcctctttctgggaccggagaaaaatgagaaagttagtttttgtcggtaAAACGGtatgatcgatttaattaatcgattacaggattataaaaagaaaaacattgcactaggtaattaatgcaaagtaattaaatgagcgatttatacttgttatatacaagtgcggtatgcgccggatttaattgcgattatatacataaatgaagaaaaagtctattattacttagcaaagtaatatgattatcgatttcaaatcgattaaaatcgattgtatttttgatgacagctttgacagtaagctgacatgacgtgtgttcatagattatacaattattttttggcgcttgttggttttttctgctctaAGTACTCATTTTGTATCTTCAAcgcattttgagtgtgtatctatcgggctgtttttatattttcaacaatcactgctttattaatacggattccaactctgccagccttgtacgacaattgcttctacactggataccgaagatcgctcacacgtttgacttgaaattgttgcattggatactgttgaaattatggatcgctgtgtgaattgtgggatagcaattccatattctatacctgatatatatcattgatattcattcataatatgacatttaaaagattatccaatggatataataaacatttacttatgcttaaataagttattattcagttcttttaaagagattgtaacataacctaacttttactaaatctttattaactcggctctcagattgagaaaacttttataattttcagcaaggtactgataaatctgaatctattaattcatattagtttcatcacgttacattcgggcccaaaaatgtatgtaatcgtttcagtctcctttaATTATGTGCTTTGGTTCTCTTAAAGTActtagttaaaatatttaagtaacaaaacaacatttaaattacaCACTTTATATActcatgataataataaaacttctaAGGATAATATGAcactttcaaataaaacaaacaggTCGTAAGTAAAACCATATTATTTTGAAGTTTGAAGTATTCATGGTCTTGACTCTGCTCATTAAAATCTCGAGATATAATCGGTTTAACTACGATACCTTTATTTGATATGTTACGTTTGGATTCACAAACAGGACATAACGATACGAATAAATCAATCGCTTTTCTCACACTAATAAATCTATCCTTCGTTTGATATT includes:
- the LOC101737050 gene encoding phenoloxidase-activating enzyme-like isoform X1, with the protein product MSPLLFTTIVAAYLCGANGRTAAHIDNDSIYFPDDLRKNEINGEESACTASGGGQGTCVDIYKCEPLLALVRKPDRTQQDLEALKKSQCGFQGGKPLVCCPSECHTPDGKPGKCINIYSCEHLTQMLRPPTSKENMLYVQNSRCKSADQYSVCCGPAPLATPPPPAGSCRATVSALLPNPADSCCGLDANVGNKIVGGTATAIDQYPWLIVIEYVSDNRIKLLCGGSLISGRYVLTAGHCIAGAVLQIGKPTNIRLGEYDTANSGPDCVVVEAGGTDCTEDIVVIPIEQIIPHPEYNPVSPQRKNDIALIRMSQMAPYTDFIRPICLPSADITVNTPNKTVFYAAGWGAVSTNQISSDVKSHVDLPYIPHSICQPAYSVQNRKITLWNKQICAGGVPGKDSCKGDSGGPLMYENGRQYEVVGVVSFGPTPCGLPDIPGVYTKVYEYLDWIRSTVKS
- the LOC101737050 gene encoding phenoloxidase-activating enzyme-like isoform X2 gives rise to the protein MSPLLFTTIVAAYLCGANGQSACTASGGGQGTCVDIYKCEPLLALVRKPDRTQQDLEALKKSQCGFQGGKPLVCCPSECHTPDGKPGKCINIYSCEHLTQMLRPPTSKENMLYVQNSRCKSADQYSVCCGPAPLATPPPPAGSCRATVSALLPNPADSCCGLDANVGNKIVGGTATAIDQYPWLIVIEYVSDNRIKLLCGGSLISGRYVLTAGHCIAGAVLQIGKPTNIRLGEYDTANSGPDCVVVEAGGTDCTEDIVVIPIEQIIPHPEYNPVSPQRKNDIALIRMSQMAPYTDFIRPICLPSADITVNTPNKTVFYAAGWGAVSTNQISSDVKSHVDLPYIPHSICQPAYSVQNRKITLWNKQICAGGVPGKDSCKGDSGGPLMYENGRQYEVVGVVSFGPTPCGLPDIPGVYTKVYEYLDWIRSTVKS